In Rhizobium sp. N324, a single genomic region encodes these proteins:
- a CDS encoding acyltransferase family protein, which yields MYLWSLTRGPDPAMMPPPLRGNSLQFQIEPILLKGPQMFLGEKLDLAKGRPTGFDYMRLLLAFSVLWIHTARVTYGDDLFLWESPFRPVIKSVLPMFFVLSGFLVAGSLERSKTLISFLGNRFIRIYPALAVEVLLAAFILGAIYTEYDLRDYFTDPQFFTYLLNVTGHIHFNLPGVFLDNPDAAMVNGQLWTVPFELECYAAIAALFLLGVVRRRVIALVATPALIISFGIARYWKHESDWAAMPTTASGNLLICAFLVGVTFYLYKDKVLWDVRIFLASVAIILWAYWFSSLGDFIAIPAMGYVTVFLGLTSPRKLGILNGADYSYGVFLYGYPIQQAFVALGPLAHNWWLNGIVCSIVATCFAAFSWRFIEKPALKLRKQVTWLENLSLQRGAKRQLAAAVSK from the coding sequence ATGTACCTCTGGTCACTGACACGTGGCCCCGACCCGGCAATGATGCCGCCGCCGCTTCGCGGCAACAGTTTGCAGTTCCAAATCGAGCCAATACTTCTGAAAGGGCCACAGATGTTTCTCGGCGAAAAGCTTGATCTAGCAAAAGGGCGACCGACAGGATTCGATTACATGCGATTGCTGTTAGCCTTCTCCGTGCTCTGGATACATACGGCCCGCGTCACGTACGGCGATGACCTGTTTCTTTGGGAGTCCCCCTTCCGTCCCGTCATCAAATCAGTACTGCCCATGTTCTTCGTCCTGAGCGGATTCCTGGTGGCCGGCAGTCTTGAACGGTCGAAGACATTGATCTCCTTTCTCGGTAACCGATTTATCCGGATCTACCCCGCTCTTGCGGTGGAGGTATTGCTGGCTGCCTTTATACTCGGAGCGATCTATACAGAGTATGACCTGCGTGACTATTTCACCGATCCTCAGTTCTTTACCTATCTGCTGAACGTCACGGGCCACATCCACTTCAATCTGCCCGGCGTATTCCTGGATAATCCCGACGCCGCGATGGTGAACGGGCAACTCTGGACAGTGCCCTTCGAGCTCGAGTGCTATGCCGCGATTGCCGCCCTGTTTCTGCTCGGCGTGGTCAGGCGGCGGGTGATCGCCCTCGTCGCAACGCCGGCTTTGATCATCAGCTTCGGTATCGCAAGGTATTGGAAACATGAGAGCGATTGGGCAGCGATGCCGACGACCGCGTCAGGCAATCTGCTCATCTGTGCGTTTCTGGTGGGGGTGACCTTCTATCTCTACAAGGACAAGGTTCTGTGGGATGTAAGAATTTTCCTTGCCTCGGTGGCAATCATATTATGGGCCTACTGGTTTTCTTCCCTTGGGGATTTCATTGCCATTCCGGCAATGGGATATGTGACGGTCTTTCTCGGCCTGACCTCGCCCCGCAAGCTCGGCATTCTCAATGGTGCTGACTATTCCTACGGCGTCTTCCTCTATGGCTATCCCATTCAACAGGCGTTCGTGGCGCTCGGGCCTTTGGCGCATAACTGGTGGTTGAATGGTATTGTCTGCAGCATCGTTGCCACCTGCTTTGCCGCCTTCTCGTGGAGATTCATCGAAAAGCCGGCGTTGAAATTGAGGAAACAGGTCACCTGGCTTGAAAACCTCAGCCTCCAGCGTGGTGCAAAACGGCAATTGGCCGCCGCAGTCTCGAAATAG
- a CDS encoding DUF808 domain-containing protein, giving the protein MSVGLIALLDDIAALAKVAAASLDDIAGQAAKAGAKAAGVVIDDAAVTPRYVTGFSAAREVPIIGKIAIGSLKNKLLILLPAALILSLVAPQAITPLLMIGGLFLCYEGVEKIYAQVLPHAAHAHESALETTSLDAQSLEDEKVAGAIKTDFILSAEIMAITLAAVPSGSLFTQAFILAVVGLGITALVYGGVALIVKADDLGLMMARVQTASPMGAFLRVVGRGLVTGMPYFLKALGIIGTAAMIWVGGGIIVHGLEAYGVGGLAHLIHDAGEAVSHAIPVLASVLRWIVEATGAGIVGIVAGLITIPVAGYVISPMWRYLKSLLPRRRRKEALADGKK; this is encoded by the coding sequence ATGAGTGTTGGCTTGATCGCCCTTCTTGACGATATCGCCGCATTGGCCAAGGTGGCTGCAGCCTCGCTTGACGATATTGCCGGCCAAGCAGCCAAGGCGGGCGCGAAAGCGGCAGGCGTCGTCATCGATGATGCGGCAGTCACACCCCGCTACGTCACCGGATTTTCGGCAGCACGCGAAGTGCCGATCATCGGCAAGATCGCAATCGGTTCGCTGAAGAACAAGCTTCTGATCCTGCTTCCTGCAGCGCTTATCCTGAGCCTTGTCGCACCACAGGCGATCACACCGTTGCTTATGATCGGCGGACTTTTTCTCTGCTACGAGGGCGTGGAAAAAATCTACGCACAGGTGCTGCCGCATGCGGCTCATGCCCATGAATCGGCACTGGAGACGACAAGCCTTGATGCGCAATCCCTCGAAGACGAGAAGGTCGCCGGTGCGATCAAGACCGATTTCATTCTGTCGGCTGAAATCATGGCGATTACGCTCGCCGCGGTGCCGTCCGGCAGCCTATTCACGCAGGCCTTCATCCTAGCCGTCGTGGGGCTGGGCATAACGGCCTTGGTCTATGGCGGCGTGGCGCTGATCGTGAAGGCCGATGATCTGGGCCTGATGATGGCGCGGGTGCAGACGGCGTCCCCGATGGGGGCATTCCTGCGCGTGGTCGGACGCGGGCTGGTCACAGGCATGCCTTATTTTCTGAAAGCGCTCGGTATTATCGGAACGGCGGCGATGATCTGGGTCGGCGGCGGCATCATCGTGCACGGCCTCGAAGCCTATGGAGTGGGCGGCCTCGCGCATCTCATCCATGATGCCGGGGAGGCTGTCTCCCATGCCATTCCCGTTCTGGCGTCCGTGCTGCGATGGATCGTCGAGGCCACCGGAGCGGGCATCGTCGGTATTGTCGCCGGCTTGATCACGATTCCGGTCGCAGGCTACGTCATCTCGCCGATGTGGCGGTACCTCAAATCACTCCTGCCGCGTCGCCGGCGGAAAGAGGCACTGGCGGACGGGAAAAAATGA
- a CDS encoding pseudouridine synthase, with translation MRERRASYKPHERTKPAADAAAKRVTLPRALSKLGYCSRTQAERLIAESRVAVDGRTISDTSAWVDLATAKISVDGLVIAAEAKIYLMLNKPRGLVTTRDDPEGRPTVYDCLRDFDIPYLSPVGRLDKASEGLLLFTNDTEFAQILLDPITHVTKTYHVQIDGIMDDEGIAAMTSGIRHDGELLTATAARRLRQGDRNSWIEVELDEGRNRQIRRMLEALGTECLRLVRVAIGGLELGELPKGAVRALTEAELQTLRRKTGVERTRRS, from the coding sequence ATGAGGGAACGGCGTGCATCATATAAGCCGCACGAGCGGACAAAGCCCGCCGCCGACGCCGCGGCCAAGCGGGTCACCCTCCCCCGTGCTCTTTCCAAGCTTGGTTATTGCTCCCGAACGCAGGCCGAGCGGCTGATCGCCGAAAGTCGCGTTGCCGTCGACGGTCGGACCATCAGCGATACCTCCGCCTGGGTCGACCTTGCTACGGCCAAGATCAGTGTCGACGGTCTCGTCATCGCCGCCGAAGCGAAAATCTATCTGATGCTCAACAAGCCGCGCGGGCTGGTCACCACCCGCGACGATCCCGAAGGCAGACCGACGGTCTATGATTGTCTCAGGGATTTCGACATCCCGTACCTCTCCCCGGTCGGCCGGCTCGACAAGGCGAGCGAAGGCCTGCTGCTTTTCACCAACGACACCGAATTCGCACAGATCCTGCTCGATCCGATCACGCATGTGACGAAGACCTACCATGTCCAGATCGACGGCATCATGGACGACGAGGGCATCGCCGCCATGACATCGGGCATCCGTCACGATGGCGAATTGCTGACGGCGACCGCCGCGCGGCGCTTGCGCCAGGGCGACCGGAACTCATGGATCGAGGTCGAGCTCGACGAGGGCCGCAACCGCCAGATCCGCCGCATGCTGGAGGCGCTCGGAACCGAATGCCTGCGCCTGGTGCGCGTCGCAATCGGCGGGCTTGAACTCGGCGAATTGCCGAAAGGCGCCGTGCGTGCGCTGACCGAGGCGGAGTTACAGACGCTGCGCCGGAAAACCGGCGTCGAAAGGACAAGACGCAGTTGA
- a CDS encoding sugar transferase encodes MTGKNRGINPTEPRRDCTRAQKQGRPFYSSKFHKISRILKRALDIIIAASLLFLLLPLFLSVAFIIMLSDRGAIFTADRRIGYGGKEFGCLKFRTTGADATANPPVTVVGDIVTRSNLEKLPQLINVLLGQMSLVGPCAIPKEELPRYGEYAYAYIAVRPGLTGHWQISEGVNYQNRVSLDVEYLCKWTLALDFVIMAKALAALLSRHALLPKMDA; translated from the coding sequence ATGACGGGAAAAAATCGGGGCATCAACCCAACTGAACCTCGGCGGGATTGCACCCGGGCGCAAAAACAAGGGCGTCCCTTCTATTCGTCAAAATTCCATAAGATCAGCAGAATTCTGAAGCGTGCACTGGACATCATCATTGCGGCGTCTCTCCTATTCCTTCTGTTGCCGCTCTTTCTATCGGTCGCCTTCATTATAATGCTCAGCGATCGGGGTGCCATTTTCACTGCCGATCGGCGGATCGGCTATGGAGGAAAGGAGTTCGGTTGCCTGAAGTTTCGGACGACGGGAGCCGACGCAACGGCCAACCCGCCTGTGACTGTCGTCGGCGACATCGTGACGCGGTCGAACCTTGAGAAGCTTCCGCAATTGATCAACGTGCTGCTTGGGCAAATGAGCCTCGTCGGGCCCTGCGCCATTCCCAAAGAAGAGCTGCCACGTTACGGCGAATATGCCTATGCCTACATCGCGGTCCGTCCTGGCCTCACCGGCCATTGGCAGATCAGCGAAGGCGTCAATTATCAGAACAGAGTTTCACTCGACGTCGAGTATCTGTGTAAATGGACGCTCGCCTTGGATTTCGTGATCATGGCAAAGGCGCTGGCAGCCTTGCTTTCCCGGCATGCCTTATTGCCCAAAATGGACGCATAG
- a CDS encoding adenylate/guanylate cyclase domain-containing protein, with the protein MTRKLAAILVADVVGYSRLAGADEDRILARLRTLRSDLVDPTIAVHNGRVVKRTGDGSLIEFRSVVDAVRCAIEVQTAMVERNIGVPPEHRIEFRVGIHLGDVVEESDGDLMGDGVNIAARLEGVARPGAICLSEDAYRQVRARLDLAVTDLGQIQLKNIAEPMRVYLLQVWPASQPVPARPPGAPPATRSPSAAAVADKPSIAVLAFNNMSGDAEQEYFSDGISEDIITDLSKLSELHVIARNSSFVYKNVTASVPEMARALGVRYVLEGSVRKAGNRVRVTAQLIDASNGGHIWASRFDRDLTDIFAVQDELTQEIVAALKLNLTHGDHDRLAQGRAVDVSAYELLLRGREQASTHSRSGNRAARGLAAEAVAIDPDYAAARALISFTHVLDYVNAWSEDPEGSLRTGLDLAQQTVDMAEEQPNSHFALGMACMWSRELDRARAEVLRGLALSPNSAELLILMAHIQIFSGDPAGALETLDASMRLDPHHPEILLQFLADAHFSLGEYEQAITAIEQRLEQNAQSETAYALLASCYGHLGRPEDARQAWEKALRINPDFSIERRRRVLPFRNPEDFNRRVEGLRKAGLIVADVGQR; encoded by the coding sequence GTGACGCGAAAACTGGCGGCAATCCTGGTCGCGGATGTGGTCGGCTACAGCCGTCTCGCCGGTGCGGACGAGGACCGCATCCTGGCGCGGCTGCGAACATTGCGCAGCGATCTGGTCGATCCGACCATCGCCGTGCACAATGGCCGCGTCGTCAAGCGCACCGGCGATGGAAGCCTCATCGAGTTTCGCAGTGTCGTCGACGCCGTGCGCTGTGCAATCGAGGTGCAGACTGCCATGGTCGAGCGCAATATCGGCGTGCCTCCCGAGCATCGCATCGAGTTCCGGGTCGGGATCCATCTGGGCGATGTGGTCGAGGAGAGCGACGGCGACTTGATGGGCGACGGCGTCAACATCGCCGCCCGCTTGGAGGGAGTTGCCAGGCCCGGCGCCATTTGTCTCTCCGAAGATGCCTACCGCCAGGTGAGAGCGCGGCTTGATCTCGCCGTGACCGATCTCGGCCAAATCCAACTCAAGAATATCGCCGAGCCGATGCGGGTCTATTTGCTGCAGGTGTGGCCCGCTTCGCAGCCGGTCCCGGCACGGCCGCCGGGAGCGCCGCCCGCAACGAGATCGCCTTCGGCTGCGGCCGTTGCCGACAAACCCTCCATCGCCGTGCTGGCCTTCAACAACATGAGCGGCGACGCCGAACAGGAATATTTCTCCGACGGTATCAGCGAAGACATCATCACCGACCTCTCGAAGCTGTCTGAATTGCACGTGATCGCCCGCAACTCATCCTTCGTCTACAAGAATGTCACAGCCTCGGTGCCTGAGATGGCCAGGGCGCTCGGCGTCCGCTATGTTCTGGAGGGCAGCGTGCGCAAGGCCGGCAACCGCGTGCGTGTCACGGCTCAACTGATCGACGCGAGCAATGGCGGACACATCTGGGCCAGCCGCTTCGACCGCGATCTCACCGACATTTTTGCGGTTCAGGATGAACTGACCCAGGAGATCGTGGCGGCGCTCAAACTGAACCTCACGCATGGCGACCATGATCGTTTGGCCCAAGGGCGCGCCGTCGATGTCAGCGCTTACGAATTGTTGTTGCGCGGGCGCGAGCAGGCGTCGACCCATAGCCGAAGCGGAAACAGAGCCGCCCGCGGCCTGGCGGCGGAGGCTGTCGCCATCGATCCGGACTATGCGGCGGCCCGGGCTCTGATCTCCTTCACGCATGTCCTCGACTACGTCAACGCCTGGAGCGAGGATCCGGAGGGTTCGCTGCGGACCGGGCTGGATCTGGCGCAGCAGACAGTGGATATGGCCGAAGAACAGCCCAATAGCCACTTCGCCCTGGGCATGGCCTGCATGTGGAGCCGCGAACTGGACCGGGCGCGGGCGGAAGTGCTGCGCGGCCTCGCCCTGTCGCCCAACTCCGCCGAACTGCTGATACTGATGGCCCATATCCAGATCTTCTCAGGCGATCCTGCAGGCGCCTTGGAAACGCTCGATGCATCGATGCGGCTTGACCCGCATCATCCGGAAATTCTTTTGCAATTTCTCGCCGATGCGCACTTTTCTCTCGGTGAATATGAGCAGGCGATCACCGCGATCGAGCAACGGCTCGAACAAAACGCGCAATCGGAAACCGCCTATGCGCTGCTCGCCTCATGCTACGGCCATCTCGGCCGGCCGGAGGATGCCCGGCAGGCGTGGGAGAAGGCGCTCCGGATCAATCCGGATTTCTCCATCGAACGCCGCCGCCGCGTCCTCCCTTTCCGAAACCCAGAGGACTTTAACCGCCGCGTCGAAGGGCTGCGCAAGGCGGGACTGATCGTCGCGGATGTCGGTCAGCGCTGA
- a CDS encoding membrane-bound PQQ-dependent dehydrogenase, glucose/quinate/shikimate family encodes MKFLATLFFVVLAFIGLGLMGGGALLLSLGGSPYYAIIGLAYLAAARLLWRRQTSGALIVVLVAVLTLPWALWESGFNFWALFARLMSPIALAGFALLFAPSLSPTANRRLFYGGTLLAAILFTVGFGLAFTPHNLIRPAAGIPAYKTAKGDNSPSDWTSYGRSTAGDRYSPFDQINRGNVAKLDLAWTYRTGKSDGADQNTPLQIGDTVYTCTPTNVIAALDADTGKPRWTFDPKATAPYWQRCRGLGYYKMPQEARSADGLCNERLVQTTIDARLLEIDSKTGAPCKGFGDNGTVQLSQGMGEVKSGYYFQTSAPLIARNLIVIGGWVIDNQEVGEPSGVIRAFNVVTGELEWAWDLGNPETTKLPPEGQTYTRATPNMWTTAAFDDKLGLIYAPLGNTTPDYYGVNRPAFADQYNATLVALDVTTGREKWKFQTVHHDIWDYDLPAQPVLIDLPDGNGARVPALLQTTKRGQLFLLNRQTGAPLAEVQEKPVPQQGGAPEEKLSPTQPYSVGMPTIGAERVTEQTAWGLTMFDQLACRIAFRKMRYDGDFTPIGPQYAIQQPGNLGGLNWGSVSVDLPNNRVFLNDIRVPSLFALIPRGEYVDFALTTTAHGPSAPQRGTPYGMATEMWTSRLRVPCTQPPFGTVTAVDLNTRKIAWQVPAGTAEQLGPFKIKSNLPMPMGLPSYAGSSATAGGIVFFAGFQDYYIRAYDAENGNELWKYPLPVGSSATPMTYVSPKTGKQYVVISVGGAPYSKDAGDYVLAFSLKDEE; translated from the coding sequence ATGAAATTTCTGGCCACCCTGTTTTTTGTTGTGCTCGCCTTTATCGGATTGGGGCTGATGGGAGGCGGCGCCTTGCTGCTCAGCCTCGGCGGCTCGCCCTATTACGCGATCATCGGACTTGCCTATCTGGCTGCCGCGCGTCTGCTGTGGCGCCGGCAGACATCGGGCGCCCTCATCGTCGTGCTTGTCGCCGTTTTGACCCTTCCCTGGGCGCTATGGGAGTCGGGTTTCAATTTCTGGGCGCTTTTTGCGCGTTTGATGTCGCCCATCGCGCTGGCGGGCTTTGCACTCCTCTTTGCGCCGTCGCTTTCGCCGACTGCCAACCGCAGACTCTTCTATGGCGGCACCTTGCTTGCGGCCATCCTGTTCACTGTCGGTTTCGGCCTTGCTTTCACGCCGCATAACCTGATTCGCCCCGCCGCCGGCATCCCCGCCTACAAAACTGCCAAGGGCGACAACTCGCCCTCCGACTGGACATCCTATGGCCGCAGCACGGCCGGAGATCGCTACTCCCCGTTCGATCAGATCAACCGCGGCAATGTCGCCAAGCTCGATCTTGCCTGGACATATCGCACCGGGAAAAGCGATGGCGCCGACCAGAACACGCCTCTGCAGATCGGCGACACCGTCTACACCTGCACGCCGACAAATGTCATCGCAGCGCTGGATGCCGATACGGGCAAACCCCGCTGGACCTTCGATCCCAAGGCGACAGCGCCTTACTGGCAACGCTGCCGCGGCCTCGGCTACTACAAGATGCCGCAGGAGGCCCGATCCGCCGACGGTCTTTGCAATGAGCGTCTGGTGCAGACGACGATCGATGCCCGTCTCCTGGAGATCGACAGCAAGACCGGCGCACCCTGCAAGGGCTTCGGAGACAATGGCACCGTGCAGCTTTCCCAGGGCATGGGTGAAGTAAAGTCAGGTTATTATTTCCAGACATCGGCGCCGCTGATTGCCCGCAATCTGATCGTCATCGGAGGCTGGGTCATAGACAATCAGGAGGTTGGCGAACCCTCGGGCGTCATCCGCGCCTTCAATGTCGTCACCGGTGAACTCGAATGGGCATGGGATCTCGGCAATCCCGAGACTACCAAACTCCCGCCGGAGGGGCAGACCTATACACGGGCCACGCCCAACATGTGGACGACGGCCGCATTCGACGACAAGCTCGGCCTCATCTATGCACCGCTCGGCAATACCACGCCGGATTATTACGGCGTCAATCGCCCGGCCTTCGCCGATCAATATAATGCCACCTTGGTAGCGCTCGACGTCACGACGGGACGGGAAAAATGGAAGTTCCAGACCGTGCATCACGATATCTGGGACTATGACCTGCCGGCTCAACCGGTTCTGATCGACCTTCCCGACGGCAACGGCGCCAGGGTCCCTGCTCTCCTGCAGACCACCAAACGCGGCCAGCTTTTCCTGCTCAACCGTCAGACCGGTGCACCGCTTGCCGAGGTTCAGGAGAAGCCGGTGCCGCAGCAAGGCGGCGCGCCGGAAGAGAAATTGTCTCCGACGCAGCCCTACTCCGTCGGCATGCCGACAATCGGTGCAGAACGGGTGACGGAGCAGACCGCCTGGGGCCTGACGATGTTCGATCAGCTGGCATGCCGCATCGCCTTTCGAAAGATGCGCTACGACGGCGATTTCACCCCGATCGGCCCGCAATATGCGATTCAGCAGCCGGGGAACCTCGGCGGCCTCAACTGGGGGAGCGTGTCGGTCGATCTGCCCAACAACAGGGTCTTCCTGAACGATATCCGCGTGCCCAGCCTCTTCGCCCTCATTCCACGCGGGGAATATGTCGATTTCGCCCTCACCACCACCGCCCACGGCCCCTCCGCCCCGCAGCGCGGCACACCATACGGCATGGCCACCGAAATGTGGACCTCGAGGCTCCGCGTTCCCTGCACGCAGCCGCCCTTCGGCACCGTCACGGCCGTGGATCTGAATACACGCAAGATCGCATGGCAGGTCCCGGCCGGAACCGCCGAACAACTCGGGCCGTTTAAAATCAAAAGCAACCTGCCGATGCCGATGGGCCTGCCGAGTTATGCCGGCTCGTCGGCGACTGCCGGCGGTATCGTCTTCTTCGCCGGCTTCCAGGACTATTATATCCGCGCTTACGATGCTGAGAACGGCAATGAGCTCTGGAAATATCCTCTGCCGGTCGGCTCGAGCGCCACGCCGATGACCTACGTCTCGCCGAAAACCGGCAAGCAATATGTCGTGATCTCGGTTGGCGGAGCGCCATATTCGAAGGACGCCGGCGATTATGTGCTCGCCTTTTCTCTGAAAGACGAAGAATAG